In Bacteroidales bacterium, the genomic stretch GAAGAAAACCGCTGGGTTACTCTTAAAGTTACCGCAGCTGGTGTACGTAACATCAACAAAAAAGGGCTGAAAGCAGTTCTTAAAGAATCACAAGAAAAAGGGTTGATTAACATTTACTAAAGAGTTTACAAATGGCTAAGAAAGGTAACAGGGTGCAGGTTATTA encodes the following:
- a CDS encoding 50S ribosomal protein L28; this encodes MSRICQITGKKMMVGNNVSHSKRRTKRRFYPNLLTKRFFLEEENRWVTLKVTAAGVRNINKKGLKAVLKESQEKGLINIY